In Lactuca sativa cultivar Salinas chromosome 5, Lsat_Salinas_v11, whole genome shotgun sequence, the DNA window GTTATGGTTGTGGTAGAGGTGGCGGTTGTGTTGTTTGGGGAAGTGGAGGAGGAAGGGAAGGtgatgtaatcatatatgattaaatctaaaaataatatatgaataatcgTGTTTGGTGGCGGAAATAATGATGGCAGTAACGGAGATAGTGGCAGTGGTGGTAGAAGTGATGATGACGGTTGTAGTGGTGGAGGAGTTAGTAGGCAACGAGATTCAACAAGTTGAAATCATTcacatttattttttatttttatttttttattttttttatagcaTATATCATCCAACTTGTTAAAAATGTTTATAGAAGACTCTTTAACAAGGGTAATATGTGGACAGATTCAACAAATTGGATGGTATAAAAGTTCAAAACAAAATCTAAATGTAAACAAAATCAAAAAGTTATTATACCCGTAAATTATTGTCCCTTTATACAAAATCTAAATCCTTTTGTCTCGTCCCTAATGTCCCTAATATATAAAAGTTCAACCGAAAACTTTATATTgtataaaaaaattacaattttgtgATATAGACTATATATAACCCAATTCCTTTTCTCTCGTCCCTAATATGTGAAAGTTCAGCCCAAaactttatatattatataaaaaatttacGACTTTGTGATATAAAGTCAGATGACTTGAGGTACTTTTCTTtatgataaatatatttttaaaagccATAATATAAGGTATACAAAAAAccttaaaacaacttttaatttgAAGAACCAAATATTTTCCTTTTAGTTCATATAAAACTTGGTACTTTGATAAAATGCAAagaaaaatatgtttaaaaacattttgtataaaaacccaCATCTttaacatattaaaaaaaaatagaattctcAAGATGCTTTCTCTTAGAACTTGATCTTTATATGAGAGTATTATAACGGTTTTCTTTTTCATATCCAAGTAAAAGAAACCGGTGGTCGTTATGGTTTCACGAAATCTGAAGTTTTATCCCTAACTTTAAAAAACCTTTTGTttcctgtggtttcaaaacttttaatgtttAGTTTTTATGACTCACTCCGTCGGTATTTATCCGTTAAGTAAAGGACATTTTCATCATTTCACTAAGGACCATTTATAAGGTTTTCtcttgattttatatatatatatatatatatatatatatatatatatatatatatatatatatatatatatatatatataaaaaggaaCAAAATATCTTTCTTTCATTTATGTTTCTTGTTTTCCTTTCTttgatttctttttccttttccctATGTATTCCTCACCTATAACTTATAAACAAAATGTGAACtcaatttgaaataaaaaaacacaGATAAAAAACTGAACTCTAGCTAACTGTTGTCATCCTCACACCGCCATTGGTTCTTTATCTGTCCTTGGCAAGTGAGCAACAATTGTTGACCATCTAAATGTAGAAATGTGAAATTAGGAAGGAACCCTTCATTTATAAAGATTTTTAACCTATATGGTTACGGTTACAGTATTGGTTTAATAGTGATGATGATGCATCATTATGAATCATTCAATTTGTATATGTTACCAAGAAGAGCATGAAGTTGAATGATTGTCCTTTCCTCTTCCAAATTGAAATTTCAAAGCCAATAGGAAACCAAATCCAAGTCAATCGCAAACTAAAtccatttatgttttattttcagATCTACTAACGGTTTGATGTCGTGTATTTGGTATTCTTAGAGAGAGAGGTGCTAGAGGTTGTGTGTTCAGCTCGACTGCTACACATAATgaatccaaaatcaaaatcattgcTACAAATTCTTCAAAGGTATCTGAGAACGAAACAAAGCCAGTCGTTCATTTAAAGAACAAAATCGGAATCAAACGCATAAATTTGTGGTGGTGGATTTCAAAGAAGGGAAAAAGGAAGAGAAAAACAAGGGACAACAACCCATTTCAATTCGATTTCCGGACTTGCAAATAACGTTTGAGGATGAGTGTTTAGGTGTGATGGTGGTGCAGGGTTGTTCAGCAATGCGCTATCGGTGGATGGTGACGTCTATGGAAGAGGAGATTGATGGTGTTACATTGACGGTGGTTTGGTGTTGCCTCTTGCTAGAAACCGCTGCCACCATTGGACCTCCAGCGAAGAGTCCAATCCAGCTTTTTTCCTTCCTCAATGGTAACGATCAGAGCCTCTTTTCTCCCCCTGCAACTATTTTGTACCCATTAGACCCAAAATGGGTGGTCGAAGAAGGCTTTTGCAGAGGTGAACCAAAGGTGATGATATTGGATCGTAGGTGGTGGTGACGATGGCACACATGAGTAGTTATTAGGTTCAGATTAGGAGTCATTGAAGGAGATTGAAATGAGGAGAAACATTAACTTTTCAGTCAAAcattgtttgtgtgtgtgtatgtgtgtgtgtgtgagagagagagagagagagagagaatattaaatttcatttttttcttttaaaaaaaacaattaagagaaaacctcataaatggtccctaggtAGTGAAATGATGAAAATGTCATTTACTTAACAGACAAATACTGACAGAGTAAGTCATAAGGACTaaacattaaaagttttgaaaccatatgGACCATCTGTGAGTTTTTTTAACAATTATGGACGAAACTTCAGATTTtgttaaaccatagggaccatgaAGTTTTGTccaaccaaaactgaaaaagagAACTTTTTAGTTTTAGGACCAAAATGATCAACCAACAATATTTAGGGACCAAAAATATAACTTactctaaaaaaaattataagagaTTAAAATTTATAGCAAATGTTAAAATACCCAAGCCCATGCCCATGAACCTAACCTAGTGTCACGATAAGCCCAACCCACTCTCCACCTTTTTGTGGTAGGCtaaaaaaaagtatatttttgaaaaattattcTATTAGAGCATCCACAACAAAGTTTTTTGCTAAGATTTTTCATATGAAAAATTTCCTCCACAAGAAAGCTTTTTGATGAAATCTTGctgtaaattaaaattaataaaaaatacataTGGCCCACCAAAATGATTAAATAAGCTCTTGGTTAAAATTCCTCCACATTAAGAAAGCTTTTTGACAAAGCtttgttataaattataaataataaaagatACACATGGTCCCATTAAAATGATTAAATAAGCTCTTGGTTTAGTTTTGTTTATTAGTTGAAAGCCATAGGCCCCATTAATATATTGAAAAATCTCCCTATTACGGATGGTTAACATTAGTTTTTTCATCTAAGGTATATAATATCAGTATCAGTCTCAGTCTCAAGTATCAGTTTCAAGAGGCCAGCCCAGTAGTCTCAGTCTCAAGTATCAGTACGCCAACACGGTATAATGCCACTATGTTCTGTCATGTCCTTACAAACAAGACCAAAACGAGTACTTAAAGCATGACAACAAAAAAGACACGATATTTTCGATTTCAATTCCATATATGATTTCTAGGAAGCATTCTTTTCCTGAAAAGACAAACTTGACAAGCATTTTTTCTTACCAAATttgcaaaaaagaaaaataaaaataaaaaaaaaagaaaaacctTGAAGGTATCTACAAAAATTCAGAACCTTTCACAACGATTCAAAGTCTCATTTCTGATAATTCCAGGTAGCCAGCAACGCCGTTTTCTGTGAATTCTTGAACAAAAACACTTCATCAGATTAACAATAAAGTAAcataagaacaaaaaaaaaaatagattttttttttggaaattatgAATCATTGCAATATCTAAAATCTTACCTTGCTTCTTCTCCTGCTCTATTAGAAATCAACAATCTTCCCACTGAGATAATGAAAAGTATTGCAAATTTTAAATGTTGTtagtaaatatttaataaagattCAATTACAATTCATGCTAAAAAATAAATGGTGATCAATTTCAAACAATGACAAAACCTTCGATTCACAAAAGATTTAACTTTACCAGTTGTTTAAACTTTAGAAGGTAAAAAGAAGAGGATGCAAAAAAATTGTATGAAAAAAAACAATTTGTTCTTCCCAACAAGGGGTTGTTTGGTTGTGCTAAACGAAAATAAGATAATCTATGAAATTATGAATAGACATTCTtgaaaaaactataaataacttataaaaaacattattattgaATCTAAAAGTAGCATTTGCCAAATCTTTACAGAGAAGAACATTCTTACATCTTAATAGACTTAATGGAGACAGAACTTAATTGGATAAGGTATATATTGATATTTCTTTATGACTTAATGCATAAAGAAATACTCAAAATAGAAAGTCATGGAAAGGAGGCTTCTTTACTTAAATAATTCTTAAACTTTATTTATCCAAACAACAGTCAATCCAAGATTCATATCCTTAATATTTTTGACATAATGGAATTGTGGATTAGACATCCATCTTTTCcctaaaaaggaaaattttgataccAATAACCATAGGAACTAATATGTGCATTGTTACCAAAACTGAATTCTATGACACATACTAATATTAAAAAAGTAAGGAATTTTTATGCAAATGAATGATTGAATTTTGACTTACCCGACTTAAATCTGAAGCAATGGCACTTCTAATCCTCTCTCCAGTCTCATCCCCTTCTCCTTCATAATCTGGAAGATCATGATTCCTCATATAATCTGAATCTTCATCAGGAAACTCCTCATTAGACTTTATAAGAAAATTATGAAGCAAACAACATGCAACCACAACATAAGGGAAAGATTCAATTGATTCCTCCATCCATTCTTTTGACAAAATCCTCCACCTTGATCTAAGTCTCCCAAATGCAGTATCAAGCAACTCCATCCCTCGATTATGTACAGAATTAAAAGCTTGTTTTGAAGAACTCAGATTCAAACAACCATCATTAACATCGTCTTCATCTTCATGATCATCAGTATCAGATTTTCGAAAAGGGGTGATCAGCCATGGCAAAAGAGGGAAGCAAGATTCACCTAAAATGTATTGAGGGATTGAAGTGCCATCGTTGAGTTCATAAGATGGACCAATTAATAATTCCCTTGATTCTTCAATGGAGGAGAACAGCTCTGATTGTCTTAAAACCATTTCGGGTTTCATTGTGCTAGGCCAACCAGCTGAAACGTCTAAGAATCTACCTTCTGAATCGACCAATGCTTGAACCATTACAGACCCATTTTCACCGAATAGGTTTCCTTTAACAGCAAAACTATCGATTCCTAAAACCCCACAACAATTGGGAAGTGAAATCCATCCAAAACCAAGTACGATTCTGTTCAAATCAGTCCTTAACTCGAAGAAATGACCTAGATTATCGATAATTGCTTTACATACCACAAAGAAAACCCGGCAGGCGGTCGGAGAATCGAGATCGAAGCGTCTTGCAACCGCATTGAAGGAAGCAGCGTGCGCGAGGCGGAAGAGAGTAGCGGAAACGGCGTAATTGGGAGGAATTGTGAGGGATGATAGGGAAGGGGTTAGGAGTGCGAGTAAGTAAGAAAACGATTGTTTAGACATTCGAAATGATTCGATGAATAACTGGTCGTTATCATTTTGTGAAGACATAAAGCGGTAAAACCATGAGGGTGGAGGAGGAGGGGGGCGGGGGACTGCGAAGGCGATCGGATGGTGGATGAGGGAAAGTAGGTTAGAGATGGAGAGAGACACAGCGGAAATGTTGGAttcgagggttagggtttgggcaGGGTGGAGAGCGAGGTCGTGGTTGGCGAGGAATGAGTGAGCGGCGGCGGTGGCGGACGCTGCCGCTGCGACCAATTGAAGAAGGTTCTGGCGGCGAGTTGAGGGTGTTTGTTGCAATTGTTGTTGCTGAAGTTTTAGATTGTTGTTATTACGTTTGGCAGCGGCGGAGGAAGATGACTTCGCGACCGTCGAATTCTTGGCTCCACCGGCGCCGGCCATGTAACCTCTAAAGCAAATGAACAAGGGGCAGGCAGGTTTTTCTTTTCCAGAACTGAAGGCCTTATTGTAGGTATTACCAGATAATATTTAAATTCCAAATAAATAGTATATTCCATTTATGGTCGATGAAACACCCCTTCTTGGTAAGCTAACACTTAGCTACGTGGAGTGGAGTTGTTAAAACGGCTCGTCATCGGTCGCTACAC includes these proteins:
- the LOC111881858 gene encoding protein ALP1-like; this translates as MAGAGGAKNSTVAKSSSSAAAKRNNNNLKLQQQQLQQTPSTRRQNLLQLVAAAASATAAAHSFLANHDLALHPAQTLTLESNISAVSLSISNLLSLIHHPIAFAVPRPPPPPPSWFYRFMSSQNDNDQLFIESFRMSKQSFSYLLALLTPSLSSLTIPPNYAVSATLFRLAHAASFNAVARRFDLDSPTACRVFFVVCKAIIDNLGHFFELRTDLNRIVLGFGWISLPNCCGVLGIDSFAVKGNLFGENGSVMVQALVDSEGRFLDVSAGWPSTMKPEMVLRQSELFSSIEESRELLIGPSYELNDGTSIPQYILGESCFPLLPWLITPFRKSDTDDHEDEDDVNDGCLNLSSSKQAFNSVHNRGMELLDTAFGRLRSRWRILSKEWMEESIESFPYVVVACCLLHNFLIKSNEEFPDEDSDYMRNHDLPDYEGEGDETGERIRSAIASDLSRWEDC